Part of the Candidatus Omnitrophota bacterium genome, ATTGATTTTAATGGCATTAAGCGTCTTTCTTATACAGACGAGAAGTTAAAGAGCATGCTTAAGTCCAAGGAGACGCAGTATCTTGATTACCCCAGCCTTAATGACGATTTGTCAACGATAAAGAAGATGTATGAAAAACTGGGGTTCAGCCTTGCTGAAGTAGATTACAGCGTTGATATAAGCAAGGATACCAATAAAGCTGTTGTTGTTTTTAATGTCAAAGAGGATAGAAGGATCAGGATAAAAAGGATATTTGTCGATGGGAATGTTTCTTTTTCGGATCGAAAGATACTTAAGCTCCTAAAGACAAAGAGGGCCTGGCTTTTTAATGCCGGAGTCCTTAAAGAAGATACTTTAGAAGACGATATTGAACGTGTAAGGGCTTTTTACCGAAAACAGGGTTTTAGTGACGTAAAAGTTGACCACGAGGTTAAGAATGACGGCAAAAAGTTTCTTTATATTTATATTTCTATCGAAGAAGGAAAGAAGTATTTAGTTGGCGGGGTTTCCGTAAGAGGCAATGTTGATATTCCGGAAAAAGATATCCTTGAGCAGCTTAAATCCTGCATACCTGGAAAAGTTTTCAGCCAGGAAGCCATGAAAGAGGATATAGCAAGTATCCAGAGCCTTTATTTTGACCGAGGTTATATATTTGCGCAGGTACAGGAGACTACCCTGGTAAACAGTGATACCGGCAGGGTGGATATAGCCTATAATATTATAGAAAATCAGATCGCTTATGTGGATAAAATAAAGATAAGGGGAAATATCAAGACTAAAGATATTGTCATACGCAGGGAGCTAAGGATTAAACCCGGCGACAGGTTTGACGGGGAGAAACTCAGGCGCAGCAAGGAAAGGCTCAAGAACTTAGGATTCTTCGACGAGATTAGTTATGATACCGAGGATACTGTGGTGCCGAACGAAAAGGACCTTATAGTTGATGTAAAAGAATCCAAGACCGGAGCTTTTAGTTTCGGCGGAGGTTACAGCACTGTTGACGAATTCATTGGTTTTGTTGAGCTTGAACAGAAGAACTTTGATTGGAAGAATTGGCCGTATTTTACGGGTGATGGGCAGAACTTAAGGCTGCGCACATCTTTCGGTTCATTAAGCTCGGGATTTGACCTAAGCTTTACTGAACCATGGCTTTTTGATTATCCTGTCTCTTTCGGGTTTGATGTATATAAGAAGACGCACGAACGCGAATCAGATGTAGGCTATGGTTATGATGAGGATATAACCGGAGGGGATTTAAGGCTCGGTAAGGAACTCAGCGAATATGTAAAGGGTAATCTCGTCTATCGTTATGACAGGATAGACATTTCAAATATCTCACCGGAAGCAACAAATGATTTAAAGAAAGAAGAAGGCAAGAATACAATAAGCAGTATGCAGTTTGGGCTGACTTTTGACAGCAGGGACAATGTTTTTGACCCGATAAAGGGAGATATGCTCAGCGGCACAGTAGAAACTGCCGGCGGGCCGTTCGGGGGGGATAAGGATTTTGTGAAATTCTTCGGCCGGGTTTCGCACTATATACCTTTATGGAAGAAGTCTTCCCTTGAGCTAAGGGCCAGGGCAGGTGTTGTCGATGCGTATGGTGATTCAAACGATGTCCCGATATATGAGAGATTTTTTGCCGGCGGTGCTTATACAATAAGAGGTTATGAAGAAAGAAAAATCGGGCCGATTGATCCTGTTTCAAAGGACCCCTTAGGCGGTAATTCCATGGTTGTAGGCAACATAGAATATGTTTATCCTGTTTTTGATTTTCTTAAAGCGGCAGTTTTTTATGACACCGGTAATGTCTGGGCAAAAATGGGTGATATCGGTGACGGAGGCTTTAAATCAAGTTTTGGGTTTGGCATCCGTATCAAAACCCCGATCGGGCCGATTATGCTTGATTACGGTATCCCGCTTGATAAAGAGCCGGGAGAGGATTCCAGGAGCGATGGCAGGATCCACTTTAGCATGAGCCACGGTTTCTAAATAAAGTTAACCATATCTTAATAAATGATATCGGGATTAAAAGGAGGAAGGTTGATGAAAAAAGTAAGAATTGTATCATTAGTGGTCATTTTTGTAGCAGCTCTTTTCCTAAACATAGCTTATTCTGCGGATAAATTTGCCTATGTAGATTTAAGCAGGATCTTCAGCGAATACAAGAAAACACAGGACTACGAAAAGACCCTCGGTGATAAAGAGTCGGTCTACAGCAAAGAAAGAGACAAAAAGATAGATGAGCTCAAGAAATTGCAGGATAAATTGAATTTACTCAGCGATAAGGATAAGGAGACCAAGCAGAAAGACCTGGAAATAAAAGTCAAGGACTTGCAGGGTTTTGACCGCCAAAATCAGACCGACCTGCGTAAAGAGCAGGATGAGAAAATGAAAGAGATACTTAAAGACATAGAAGAGACTGTGAAATCTTATTCCGAAAAGGAAGGCTATACCATGGTTTTTAATGACAGGGTCCTGGTTTACCAGGTTAAGAATATGGATATAACCGATAAGATAGTAAGCATCCTGAATAAGAATTATAAAAAATAGTTCTGCGTTTAATGAAAAGAACACTCGGCGAAATAGCAAAGTTTATAGGGGGCAAGGTAAGCGGGGATGAAAATATTGTTATTACCGGTGTTTCCGGCATAAAAGAGGCAGGGCCTGAAGATATAACCTTTGTTGCAAACCCCAAGTATTTCTCTTTTGCCGATAAAACAAAAGCCGCAGCCGTAATAGTCTCTGAAGAATTTGGCCAGATCGCTAAGCCGTTCATCAGAGTAAAAAATCCTTCCCTTGCGTTTATAAATGTCGTTTCATTTGTATGCCCAAACCAGTCTATTCATAGCAAGGGGATTCATCCTTCTGCCATAGTAGCCAAAAGCGCAAAACTCGGTAAAGATGTAAGCCTTGGGCCTTATGTGGTGGTAGAGGAAGGCGCAAGTATCGGCGATAGATCAATAATTTATGCCGGATGTTTTATAGGCAGGGATACTTCTATAGGCCCGGAGGCATTAATTTATCCTAATGTAACAATCCGCGAAAATGTTGCCCTTGGCAGCCGTATAATAATACACAGCGGCACAGTTATAGGCTCTGACGGTTTTGGATATGTCAATGTCGACGGGGTGCATCATAAAGTGCCTCAGGTTGGTACGGTAGTGATAGAGGATGATGTTGAAATAGGCGCGAATGTCACCATCGACAGGGCCAGGTTTGATAAGACTTTTATCGGCAAAGGCACAAAGATCGATAATCTTGTCCAGATCGCCCACAACGTTATCATCGGCAGCAATTCGCTCGTTATTGCGCAGGCAGGTATCTCCGGCAGTGTTGTTATAGGCAACAATGTCACATTGGCAGGCCAGGCTGGCTTGTCCGGGCATCTAACAATAGGGGATAATTCGATAGTCGCGGCGCAAGCCGGAGTCACTAAGAGTATACCGGCTAATACAATCGTTTCAGGTTATCCTGCTAAGCCGCACGATGTGGCAATACGCGTTAATGCCTGTGTGCAAAATTTACCCAGGCTTTATGAGACAGTTAACGAATTAAAAAAGAAAGTCGATTCCCTTCAGTCAAAATTAAAGGAGAACGGATAGCTTATGGATGCCACAAAGCAAAGAACAATTGACAAGCAGGTAAGCTTAAGCGGGATTGGTTTGCACAGCGCAAAGAAAGTCAATATCACCTTTAAACCGGCAGATATAGATATGGGGATTAGTTTTGTGCGCACAGACCTTCCTAATCGGCCGGTTATAAAAGTCACTGCAGATAATTCTGTTGCCCAAGGCAGGTCTCCCCGCAGGACTTCAATCAGCTCTAACGGAGTTGAATTGTACACAATAGAACATCTTTTAGCTGCCGTATACGGTTTAGGGATAGATAATGTTTTTATTGAAATCGATAATGAAGAAGCCCCGGGCATGGATGGCAGCAGCCATGATTTTATGCAGGCGTTGCTTAAGGCAGGCATTAAAGAGCAGGATTCTCCCAGAAAAATATATTCCATAAAAGAGCCGGTATTCGTGGAAGAAAACGGTTCTTCTATAATGGTTTTGCCTTATCCGGAGTTAAGGATTTCATACACGTTAAGTTATGAGCATTCTTTATTAAAAGCCCAGTATCTTGATCTTGTTTTGAATGAAGAAGTTTTTAAAAAAGAACTCGCTCCTGCCAGGACTTTTTGCCTTGAGAATGAAGCCGCTCAATTACAGCAGCAGGGAGTAGGTAAAGGCGCCAATTATAGCAATACCTTAGTCGTGGGCAAGAACGGAGTGATTAATAATAAATTACGCTTCGAAGATGAATTCGTAAGGCATAAAATGCTTGATTTAGTCGGAGATTTATATATGTTAGGCCTGCCTTTAAAAGGCCATGTTATCGCCGTAAAAAGCGGGCATTCTTTGAACCAGAAGCTCATAAGAAAGATAGAACAGCAGAGAAAAAGATCGGTATCTGCTTCCATTAATATAAACTATAGCCCTGATTCCTCTGAAGAGCTGGATATAAATATGATAATGAAAATCCTCCCGCACAGAGAGCCTTTTCTCTTTGTTGACAAAATAATATATCTTGAAAAGGGCAAAAAGGCGGTAGGGATTAAGAATGTCACGATCAATGATTATTTCTTTAAAGGGCATTTCCCAGGAAGGCCGGTCATGCCCGGAGTATTGATTATTGAAGCAATGGCCCAGGTAGGCGGGGTCATGATGCTGGCGCCTGATGAAAACAGGGGAAAACTCGCGTTCTTTATGGCGGTTAATAATGCTAAATTCAGAAAACCCGTTGTGCCGGGGGACCAGCTTGTTTTTGAGGTTGAGGCAGGCAAGATAAAATCCAAAACTGGCCAGGTAAGCGGCAGGGCCCTTGTAAACGGCAAAGTGGTAGCCGAGGCAGATTTAATGTTTGCTTTGGTAGAAAACTGATTATGTCAATTCATCCAACAGCGGTAATTTCAAATAAGGCAAAATTAGGTAAAGGTGTTTCTATAGGCCCTTACAGCGTAATAGGCGATGGTGTAAATATCGCTGATAACGTTAAGATAGCCAATTCCTGCACTATTACGGGCAATACTTCAATAGGAGCAAACTGCAATATTTTTAGCGGAGCGGTTATAGGAAGCGTGCCGCAGGATTTGAAATATAAGGGTGAAAATAGTTTCCTGGTAATAGGCAAGGATAATACCATCAGGGAATTTTGCACTTTCAATCCCGGTACAAGCGAAGGCTCTAAGACGATTATCGGAGACGGTAACCTTTTTATGGCCTATACCCATGTTGCACACGATTGCGTAGTGGGCAATAATTGTATTATAGCTAATGTCGGCACTTTGGCCGGCCATGTAACGATTGAAGATGGGGCAGTTATCGGGGGGATCGTTGCTATACATCAGTTTGTAAGGGTAGGCACTCTTTCTATAATCGGGGGCTGTTCTAAGGTCGTCCAGGATATCCCGCCGTTTTCAACCTGTGATGGGCATCCTGCCCGTGTTTATGGACTTAATTTAATCGGTTTAAGGCGTAAGCAGATCCCCAGGCAATCTATCACCTGTCTAAACAGCGCATTCAATATTCTCTTTACCAGGGGCATATCCATTAAGCATGCCTTAGAAGAGATCGAGAAGGCTAAACTATCAGAGAATCAAGAGGTAGGATACCTTGTGAATTTTATAAAGAACTCCAAAAGAGGTCTATCTCGCTCCTGTCGCTCACCAAAAGAAGAATAAGCTATGGAAAGAATAGGCTTGATCGCCGGTAACAGAAAATTTCCTATAATTTTCTCCGAGGCTGCAAGAAAAAAAGGGTATGAAATTGTAGCCATAGCTATAAAGGGGGACACTTCCGCCAAGATCAATCAGCTTGCAGATAAAGTTTACTGGCTTAAGCTTAGCGATTTCAGCAGGGTTTTTGACATATTGAATTATGAAGGCGTAAAAAAAATATTAATGGCCGGACAAATCAGCCCCTGGAGGCTTTTTAGCAAAGAAGTCCAAAAGGACAAGTCCCTTAAAGAAATACTTGATTCGTTAGCTGATAAAAGAGCCGATACGATATTCGGCGCAATAGCCGATAAATTCAGCGAGAGAGGGTTTGAGATACTGGATTCAACGAGCCTTATTGAAGAGCAGCTTCCCAAGAAAGGCACGCTCACTAAAAAACAGCCTGATTTTAAAGGCTGGGAAGATGTATATTTCGGATTTGAGCTGGCAAAAAAGGTGGCCTTCTTAGACATAGGCCAGACTGTTGCCGTAAAGCAAAAAGCAATTGTTGCCATTGAGGCGCTTGAGGGTACCGACAAATTGATAAAAAGAGCAGGTAAAATTGCAAGAGGCGGCATTACAATAGTAAAGGTAAGCAAGCCTAAACAAGACAAGCGTTTTGATATCCCGGTCGTAGGTTTAAGCACTATTAAGAATCTCATTAAGGCGCGCGCCCAATGCCTTGCCATAGAGGCAGGTAAGACATTATTTATAGATAAAGAGATAAGTTTAGCTTTTGCTGATAGGCACGGGCTGGCAATAGTCGCAGTTTAAGTAAACCCTTGACTTTATCTCTTAACTAATGTATAAATGATTTTGTAAAAAGGAGGAGATATGCCCAGAGTTGCAAAACAAAAAACCGCGCAGTTCAGGATTTTTGCACCTTCGGCTAACAGGGTCGTTGTAGCAGGTAGTTTTAATAATTGGAATACAAGTTCATTATCGGCGAAGAAAGATTCAAAAGGCAATTGGGTGGCCAAAGTGAACTTAAAACCCGGTAAATACGAATACAAATTTCTCGTCGATAATAACTGGGTAAATGATCCGAAGTGCACCAGTAGTATATCCAATTCATTCGGCTCTACAAACAGCGTTCTTGAGATAAAGTAACATTGAACATAGGGATATTTAAGCCCCCACTTTTTGAATTTAAACTGCTTGAAACGTGGGGGTTTTTCTTTTAAATATGAAATACATATATGGTCCGATAAAATCACGCAGAATAGGGACATCTTTAGGCATTTCTTTGACTGAAAGAAAGATCTGCAGCTTCGACTGCATATATTGCCAAGTTGGCAATACTACACATAAGACAGCGCAGAGAAAAGAATACGTCGCTGTAAATGATGTGATTTCAGAGCTTAAAGAGTGGGTCAGCCTGAATAAAGATGCGGTTAAAAAGCTTGATTATGTTACTTTTTCCGGATATGGAGAACCGACTCTAAATCCGAAGATCGGCAAGCTTATAAAAGAAATAAAAGCTTTTATGCCGGTTAAGGTTGCTGTAATTACCAATGCATCTTTATTATGGGATAAAGAAGTAAGGGATAGCTTGACCGGAGCCGACCTGATTGTCCCTTCTCTGGATGCGGTAACTCAGGAATTATTTGAGAAAATAGATAAGCCTCATGAAGATATTAGTTTAGAGAGGGTAATCGGAGGCCTTATTGACTTAAGAAAAGAATTCAAAGGTAAAATCTGGCTTGAAGTTATGTTTATTAAAGGCATTAATGATACCCTGG contains:
- a CDS encoding bifunctional UDP-3-O-[3-hydroxymyristoyl] N-acetylglucosamine deacetylase/3-hydroxyacyl-ACP dehydratase — encoded protein: MDATKQRTIDKQVSLSGIGLHSAKKVNITFKPADIDMGISFVRTDLPNRPVIKVTADNSVAQGRSPRRTSISSNGVELYTIEHLLAAVYGLGIDNVFIEIDNEEAPGMDGSSHDFMQALLKAGIKEQDSPRKIYSIKEPVFVEENGSSIMVLPYPELRISYTLSYEHSLLKAQYLDLVLNEEVFKKELAPARTFCLENEAAQLQQQGVGKGANYSNTLVVGKNGVINNKLRFEDEFVRHKMLDLVGDLYMLGLPLKGHVIAVKSGHSLNQKLIRKIEQQRKRSVSASININYSPDSSEELDINMIMKILPHREPFLFVDKIIYLEKGKKAVGIKNVTINDYFFKGHFPGRPVMPGVLIIEAMAQVGGVMMLAPDENRGKLAFFMAVNNAKFRKPVVPGDQLVFEVEAGKIKSKTGQVSGRALVNGKVVAEADLMFALVEN
- the lpxD gene encoding UDP-3-O-(3-hydroxymyristoyl)glucosamine N-acyltransferase; the encoded protein is MKRTLGEIAKFIGGKVSGDENIVITGVSGIKEAGPEDITFVANPKYFSFADKTKAAAVIVSEEFGQIAKPFIRVKNPSLAFINVVSFVCPNQSIHSKGIHPSAIVAKSAKLGKDVSLGPYVVVEEGASIGDRSIIYAGCFIGRDTSIGPEALIYPNVTIRENVALGSRIIIHSGTVIGSDGFGYVNVDGVHHKVPQVGTVVIEDDVEIGANVTIDRARFDKTFIGKGTKIDNLVQIAHNVIIGSNSLVIAQAGISGSVVIGNNVTLAGQAGLSGHLTIGDNSIVAAQAGVTKSIPANTIVSGYPAKPHDVAIRVNACVQNLPRLYETVNELKKKVDSLQSKLKENG
- the bamA gene encoding outer membrane protein assembly factor BamA; translation: MKKNSKIPLALFLLSFPLFIYGAPVFSQDVTAQDKQEVSAENRAPETVPAEEIQPKTITSIEVTGNKSISSNVVISKMKSRVGSPYQENVVSDDLKRLFELGYFSDIKIDTQDYKDGLKLIVSVTERPIIEKIDFNGIKRLSYTDEKLKSMLKSKETQYLDYPSLNDDLSTIKKMYEKLGFSLAEVDYSVDISKDTNKAVVVFNVKEDRRIRIKRIFVDGNVSFSDRKILKLLKTKRAWLFNAGVLKEDTLEDDIERVRAFYRKQGFSDVKVDHEVKNDGKKFLYIYISIEEGKKYLVGGVSVRGNVDIPEKDILEQLKSCIPGKVFSQEAMKEDIASIQSLYFDRGYIFAQVQETTLVNSDTGRVDIAYNIIENQIAYVDKIKIRGNIKTKDIVIRRELRIKPGDRFDGEKLRRSKERLKNLGFFDEISYDTEDTVVPNEKDLIVDVKESKTGAFSFGGGYSTVDEFIGFVELEQKNFDWKNWPYFTGDGQNLRLRTSFGSLSSGFDLSFTEPWLFDYPVSFGFDVYKKTHERESDVGYGYDEDITGGDLRLGKELSEYVKGNLVYRYDRIDISNISPEATNDLKKEEGKNTISSMQFGLTFDSRDNVFDPIKGDMLSGTVETAGGPFGGDKDFVKFFGRVSHYIPLWKKSSLELRARAGVVDAYGDSNDVPIYERFFAGGAYTIRGYEERKIGPIDPVSKDPLGGNSMVVGNIEYVYPVFDFLKAAVFYDTGNVWAKMGDIGDGGFKSSFGFGIRIKTPIGPIMLDYGIPLDKEPGEDSRSDGRIHFSMSHGF
- a CDS encoding acyl-ACP--UDP-N-acetylglucosamine O-acyltransferase encodes the protein MSIHPTAVISNKAKLGKGVSIGPYSVIGDGVNIADNVKIANSCTITGNTSIGANCNIFSGAVIGSVPQDLKYKGENSFLVIGKDNTIREFCTFNPGTSEGSKTIIGDGNLFMAYTHVAHDCVVGNNCIIANVGTLAGHVTIEDGAVIGGIVAIHQFVRVGTLSIIGGCSKVVQDIPPFSTCDGHPARVYGLNLIGLRRKQIPRQSITCLNSAFNILFTRGISIKHALEEIEKAKLSENQEVGYLVNFIKNSKRGLSRSCRSPKEE
- a CDS encoding OmpH family outer membrane protein, producing MISGLKGGRLMKKVRIVSLVVIFVAALFLNIAYSADKFAYVDLSRIFSEYKKTQDYEKTLGDKESVYSKERDKKIDELKKLQDKLNLLSDKDKETKQKDLEIKVKDLQGFDRQNQTDLRKEQDEKMKEILKDIEETVKSYSEKEGYTMVFNDRVLVYQVKNMDITDKIVSILNKNYKK
- a CDS encoding LpxI family protein, translating into MERIGLIAGNRKFPIIFSEAARKKGYEIVAIAIKGDTSAKINQLADKVYWLKLSDFSRVFDILNYEGVKKILMAGQISPWRLFSKEVQKDKSLKEILDSLADKRADTIFGAIADKFSERGFEILDSTSLIEEQLPKKGTLTKKQPDFKGWEDVYFGFELAKKVAFLDIGQTVAVKQKAIVAIEALEGTDKLIKRAGKIARGGITIVKVSKPKQDKRFDIPVVGLSTIKNLIKARAQCLAIEAGKTLFIDKEISLAFADRHGLAIVAV
- a CDS encoding radical SAM protein; this encodes MKYIYGPIKSRRIGTSLGISLTERKICSFDCIYCQVGNTTHKTAQRKEYVAVNDVISELKEWVSLNKDAVKKLDYVTFSGYGEPTLNPKIGKLIKEIKAFMPVKVAVITNASLLWDKEVRDSLTGADLIVPSLDAVTQELFEKIDKPHEDISLERVIGGLIDLRKEFKGKIWLEVMFIKGINDTLEHAYKLKEIIGRINPDKIQMNSPVRATAQKNVLGVDKDQLLKIKEILGDKAEII